The Cylindrospermum stagnale PCC 7417 genome segment TCTGCACAAGTCTTGGTGTTAGTTATCCCATTACTATTTGAAGCTGGAATGACTAATTTAGTTACAGAAATCTGGGTAGTCAGTTGTTCCCAGCAGATGCAAATGCAAAGACTAATCCAAAGAAATAATTTAACTCCAGAACAAGCAATAGCCAGAATCAACAGCCAATTATCTATTGCTGAAAAAGCATCTCGTGCCGATGTCGTTTTAGATAACTCTTCCACCCTAGAAGTATTACTGAAGCAGGTTGATCAAGCCTTGGAAAAGGGAAGCGTTAATTAGCCCTAATTTTTCGCCCAAAAAATAAATTAACACGGCAATATAAAACCTCCTCTAAGTTAGGTAAACCCGTATGATATATACAAATCATCACCTGGGAGTCTTCTATCATTAATTTCCTGATTGCTGTCAGCTAGAGCATACTCTAATTTTTCACCAAATTTTTGGTTGTATTCTTCCTCCGCGCGTTTCAATTCAATGGTTTTATCTGCTCGTCTTTCTATTGTCTCTATGAGTGAGGCTTGGACGAGGGCTTGTGCTTTTGGGTTGCCTTTAATAGCATGGTATAACCAGTATGCAGTGGCTAAATTTACAGGGATAGGCTTGATGTAGCCACCATAATCTTCTACCTCAACCATTTGCTCTTGTTGTAAGCTTCTATCCTTGTATGGCAATGCTTGCGGTGATTTTCCCTGCAAAAAACGTAGCAAGTCGTCATTAGGTCTATCAATAGCCGCTATTACTGATTCTACGTATAGTTTATAACTTCCATCTGGCATCTGACAAACATCTAGAGGGATAGAGCCTAGATTAATCGTTGTTTTTACGGCTTTTTGGGTGGTTTTTTCAGAAGTGGCGGTTTGCATGACTACGCCTTGCACAGTGAAGTTGGGATAATTGGTGATAAATTCGCTTAAAATCTCAACTTGAGAGCGATTTTCTACTATCTCTAATGTTTTTAATATGTCGCTGATTCTTTCGGCGTAATCTCCTAAGTTATGTTGGAGAGGTAGCAAGATTTCATACTCATTTTCATCATCTTTTCTCAGTCGCCAAATTGCTCCTGCATCATTATAAATTCTCCCTGTTTCATGCCAGCCTGTGGCTTGCAAATGCGCCTGTAAGACATCAGGGTTAACAGTTTTAAGTATTTGGCTATCTTTGATAGTAGCTTTCATGGCAACTCTCCAAAACTAATGCGGTTGATGATGCCTTGGAGTACATCTGGTGTAAACTGGTTACTACGCAGCAATTCAATAGTAACATTATTTCTATTTGCAGTCTCTGGCATTCCGCGCAAGGATACCCAGTATGCACAATGCCTGAGACACAATTCTTCTTCGGTTTGTTTTATCCAGTCTGCGATTCTTTCGGGAACTAAAACGACTACTAAAATTCGTGGTACAAGGGCATTTATTCTTAAATCATTATAATTTTTCAGTATGAGGGGATATTTAATATAGCTTTTATCCAGAATATCTCTGGCTGTACATTTTAGTTGTAGTTCCAGTCTAGGGGAAAGGATTTTACCTACGCCTCCTCTGCTAACTATACCTAAGTCTATGCTGTCATTATCAATTTCTGGTCTATATAAAGAATAACCTGCTACCGCAGCAATTGCTCTGATATATGTGAGACTAAATTGTTCTTTTTGTTGGTTGATATCCATTATAAACAAGAAGCATTGGACGATTAATAATCAGTTTGATTTTTGAATAGGGAACGTATTATCTTAGAGTTTCTGCCTTGAGAATAAGAGGCAAAGCATTCTGATTTGCGTTCCCTGTCAGAGCCAGGAAACTTTTAAGTTAGTTAATCCCCTCTGGTAGGTACAAATCATCTCCTGGCATTCTTCTATCGCTAATTTCCTCCTTTTTGTCAGCTAAAATATCCTCTAATGTTTCACCAAATTTTTGGTTGTATTCTTCCTCGGTGCGTTTAAATTCAAAGGCTTTATCTGCTCGTCTTTCTATTGTTTCTATAAGTGAGGCTTGGACGAGGGCCTGTGCCTTTGGGTTGCCTTTAATAGTATGGTATAACCAGTATGCAGTGGCTAAATTTACAGGGATAGGCTTGATGTAGCCACCATAATCTTCTACCTCAACCATTGGCTCTTGTTGTAAGCTTCTGTCCTTGTATGGCAATGCTTGCGGCGATTTTCCATTCAAAAAACGTAGCAAGTCGTCATTAGGTCTATCAATAGCGCCAATTACTGATTCTACGTATAGTTTATAACTTCCATCTGGCATCTGATAAACATCTAGAGGGATAGAGCCTAGAGAAATCGTCGCTTTTACGGCTTTTTGAGTCGGTTTTTCAGATGCTGCCATATTTGATAATTTGATATGGTATAAAGATTGTCCTTCATTTTGACATAACTAGAGTTTTTTGTACCAATATAATATTGGTATTTTTAGTGGGTTTCTAAAAATATCTATTTTATCCTTATACAAATTATTAATTTTGATTGGTGAACATTGCAAGATTCAGATACCCGACTTCTTAAATAAGTCGGGTATCTTGTTGATCATGAATGATTAAGTAGGGCTATAGTCACAATGTCAGCTAATTATCCTTAAGATTTTAAGACTAAGAAGCATGAGAAGTTCTCAAAAAATTCACTATTAGAAAGTGTGGCATCTTTGGCAATATCAATAATCTTCCAGAAATTATTGATTTCTTCGTCTGTGTAGCCCTTAGCTTCAAATTGAGATTTTACGAACGAGAAAGTCAAATTGCCATTTCGAGATTAAATTTCCCCACCAACCACTACATCTCGAATTCGCAGACTTGGTCCGCCACAACCTACAGGTAAACCGTTTTGTCCACCTTTACCGCAACCACCTGATTCATC includes the following:
- a CDS encoding DUF4365 domain-containing protein; protein product: MDINQQKEQFSLTYIRAIAAVAGYSLYRPEIDNDSIDLGIVSRGGVGKILSPRLELQLKCTARDILDKSYIKYPLILKNYNDLRINALVPRILVVVLVPERIADWIKQTEEELCLRHCAYWVSLRGMPETANRNNVTIELLRSNQFTPDVLQGIINRISFGELP